In Podospora pseudoanserina strain CBS 124.78 chromosome 5, whole genome shotgun sequence, a single window of DNA contains:
- a CDS encoding hypothetical protein (EggNog:ENOG503NZUE; CAZy:GH94; COG:G), with protein sequence MRKEATILRPTHNGDRYELTSPTVMPKAAGFLWNQKMMVQITCRGYATAQFMQPEPAKYAHAPNLEAKTFMQPEPNYYAHHPGRFVYIKDEESGHLFSAPHEPVRTVPDRFVFSTGKSDVAWAVESNGIRVEMVMGLPTHDVAELWTIKVTNVSGRPRRISVTPYFPIGYKSWMNQSAEWNEELVGIVASSVTPYQKAAEYFKNKYLKDKTYFICETTPDSWEANQQNFEGEGGLHNPSGLQEPQLSCGDARYETPTAAVQYRLALKAGDEREYRFMFGPAYDEAEIRTMRTRYLSKQAFIRTADEYASYMARGQGCLRIETPDKDLDNFVNNWLPRQVYYHGDVNRLTTDPQTRNYLQDNMGMNFIKPEVTRKAFITAVSQQEESGAMPDGILLAEGAELKYINQIPHTDHCVWLPVTLEVYLAETGDYGLLQEKVRSSNGDELTVFERFSRAMDWLLRLRDERGLSYIAQGDWCDPMNMVGYKGRGVSGWLTLATAFAANLWANVCEHEGRTDLAQRYRAGAAACNEAANKHLWDGDWFARGITDDNVTFGIKKDPEGRIWLNPQTFAILSGAAGKEQISRILPQVDEHLNTPYGIQMFAPPFTKMREDIGRVTQKAIGSAENAAVYNHAGVFFVHSLYSLGDEQDRAYTLLRQLIPGPSDADYRQRGQLPIYIPNYYRGAWKEFPRTAGRSSQLFNTGTVSWVYRCFIEGLCGLRGDAEGLTIKPQLPSAWNSIKVTRQFRGATFHLDIRRDDVDQVTVRQGGQTLPEPRITNIKAGQTYQLTVLVPQ encoded by the coding sequence ATGAGAAAAGAAGCGACGATATTGCGTCCCACGCACAATGGCGACCGCTACGAGCTCACCAGTCCTACTGTCATGCCCAAGGCAGCTGGCTTCCTGTGGAaccagaagatgatggtccAGATTACCTGCCGTGGATATGCCACCGCTCAGTTCATGCAGCCAGAGCCGGCCAAGTACGCCCATGCTCCGAATCTCGAGGCCAAAACCTTCATGCAGCCGGAGCCAAACTACTACGCCCATCACCCAGGTCGTTTTGTGTACATCAAGGACGAAGAGTCAGGGCACCTCTTCTCTGCCCCCCATGAGCCCGTTCGTACCGTTCCGGACCGATTCGTTTTCTCTACTGGCAAGAGCGACGTGGCCTGGGCAGTCGAGTCCAACGGCATCCGtgtcgagatggtgatgggtcTTCCGACTCACGATGTGGCCGAGCTGTGGACCATCAAGGTGACCAATGTGTCTGGACGTCCGCGCAGGATCAGTGTTACTCCGTATTTTCCCATTGGCTACAAGTCCTGGATGAACCAGTCGGCCGAGTGGAACGAAGAGCTGGTCGGCATCGTCGCCAGCAGCGTGACTCCGTACCAAAAGGCGGCCGAGTACTTCAAGAACAAGTATCTCAAGGACAAGACATATTTCATCTGTGAGACGACGCCAGACTCATGGGAGGCCAACCAACAAAACTtcgagggtgaaggtgggCTCCACAACCCGTCAGGGCTGCAAGAGCCGCAGCTGAGCTGTGGTGACGCGCGCTACGAGACCCCGACAGCCGCCGTGCAGTACCGCTTGGCGCTTAAGGCGGGAGACGAGCGCGAGTACCGCTTCATGTTTGGCCCCGCCTATGACGAAGCCGAGATCCGGACCATGCGTACTCGCTATCTGAGCAAGCAAGCCTTTATTCGCACCGCTGACGAGTATGCCTCTTACATGGCTCGCGGCCAGGGCTGCCTCCGCATCGAGACTCCGGACAAGGATCTGGACAACTTTGTCAACAACTGGCTCCCTCGCCAGGTCTACTACCATGGCGACGTCAACcgcctcaccaccgacccTCAGACGCGCAACTACCTCCAGGACAACATGGGCATGAACTTCATTAAGCCAGAGGTCACCAGGAAGGCTTTCATCACTGCCGTCTCACAGCAGGAAGAGAGCGGCGCCATGCCCGATGGCATTCTTCTGGCCGAGGGTGCTGAACTCAAGTACATCAACCAGATCCCCCACACCGATCACTGTGTCTGGCTGCCCGTGACCCTCGAGGTGTACTTGGCCGAGACTGGCGATTATGGTTTGCTCCAGGAGAAAGTCCGCAGCTCCAACGGCGACGAGCTCACCGTCTTTGAGAGGTTCAGCCGTGCCATGGATTGGCTCCTGAGGTTACGTGACGAACGCGGTCTCAGCTACATTGCCCAAGGCGACTGGTGTGATCCCATGAATATGGTCGGCTACAAGGGCAGGGGTGTTTCCGGCTGGCTCACCTTGGCGACGGCCTTTGCCGCGAACCTCTGGGCCAACGTTTGCGAGCACGAAGGCAGGACCGACCTTGCCCAGCGCTACCGAGCGGGTGCCGCGGCGTGCAACGAGGCGGCCAACAAGCACCTGTGGGATGGCGACTGGTTTGCTCGTGGTATCACTGACGACAACGTCACCTTTGGTATCAAGAAGGACCCCGAGGGTCGCATCTGGCTCAACCCCCAGACCTTTGCCATCCTCAGTGGCGCCGCCGGCAAGGAGCAAATATCCAGGATTCTGCCTCAGGTCGACGAGCATCTCAACACCCCATATGGCATTCAAATGTTTGCCCCGCCTTTCACCAAGATGCGCGAGGATATCGGCCGTGTGACCCAAAAGGCCATTGGCTCGGCCGAGAACGCCGCCGTGTATAACCACGCCGGTGTCTTTTTCGTCCACAGCCTGTACAGCCTCGGTGATGAACAGGACAGGGCGTACACTTTGCTCCGCCAGCTCATTCCGGGGCCAAGCGACGCCGACTATCGCCAACGTGGCCAGCTCCCGATCTACATCCCCAACTATTACCGTGGCGCCTGGAAGGAGTTCCCACGGACAGCTGGTCGCTCCAGTCAGCTGTTCAACACCGGCACTGTGTCGTGGGTGTACCGCTGCTTCATCGAAGGCCTCTGTGGTCTTCGGGGTGACGCTGAGGGCTTGACTATCAAGCCTCAGCTTCCAAGTGCTTGGAACTCGATCAAGGTCACCCGCCAGTTCCGCGGCGCCACTTTCCACCTCGACATCCGCCGTGACGATGTCGACCAGGTTACCGTCAGGCAAGGAGGCCAAACTCTCCCCGAACCtcgcatcaccaacatcaaggCTGGTCAGACCTACCAGCTCACTGTGCTGGTTCCGCAGTAA
- a CDS encoding hypothetical protein (EggNog:ENOG503NZXQ; COG:S): MPEATAIMSTMRGLTEAEANHIIAIEQGCSAISLLGCLFVLVTFSVSDAFRQRAVNRMVFYATFGNMLTNVATLMTRTYVGDENSFGCQLQGFLIQVFMQGDAYWALAMAINVWLTFYHKYDQRMLRRMEIAYFVCCYGVPFIPGFTFIFASNQNGRPYGNAVLWCWLRPEWEIYRIALFYGPVWLSIVVTMFIYLRAGREIYQKRRKMLNFSSSNGTGTVVGNEPFSPVANEFSTAFNFKTTEVTQTTEIIQPPAPIAAAHSRTKSPGAPAGAQVKDPNFSYSVNISADPSANARVSLDDDDLEAAESPTTLTSTMSSTQKAKHARVMSSGGFQSTQISTGNSPNLHARRRNMENNNATWSYAKCSILFFSVLLITWIPSSGNRVYSMVHRGEVSKPLFFASAFVLPLQGFWNAIIYMVTSWAACKSLWAAIMLSLPGCCSGRSRRMSVVEITDGKPHHHTLRRDQGYSGRQSTVGKWVGSKSLQEESTSMEDLTREGRSHAERTSPV, encoded by the exons ATGCCAGAAGCAACAGCCATCATGAGTACCATGCGTGGCCTCACTGAGGCCGAGGCGAACCACATCATTGCCATCGAGCAAGGTTGCTCGGCCATCTCACTGTTGGGGTGTCTTTTCGTCCTCGTTACCTTCTCCGTCTCTGATGCCTTCCGCCAACGCGCCGTCAACCGCATGGTCTTCTACGCCACCTTTGGCAACATGTTGACGAATGTCGCCACTCTCATGACGAGAACATATGTCGGCGACGAGAACTCGTTTGGATGTCAGCTCCAAGGCTTCTTGATTCAAGT ATTTATGCAAGGCGATGCGTACTGGGCTTTGGCCATGGCCATTAATGTGTGGCTCACATTCTACCACAAGTATGACCAAAGAATGTTGAGAAGGATGGAGATCGCCTACTTTGTCTGTTGCTACGGTGTGCCATTCATTCCGGGATTCACATTCATCTTTGCCTCAAACCAAAACGGGAGGCCATACGGCAATGCCGTCTTATGGTGCTGGTTGAGGCCCGAATGGGAGATCTACAGAATTGCGCTGTTTTACGGGCCTGTGTG GCTTTCCATCGTCGTCACAATGTTTATTTACTTGCGGGCTGGGCGCGAAATCTACCAGAAGCGACGAAAGATGCTCAacttcagctcctccaatGGCACTGGCACAGTGGTAGGAAACGAGCCGTTCTCACCTGTTGCAAACGAGttctccaccgccttcaACTTCAAGACCACGGAGGTCACCCAAACCACCGAGATTATCCAGCCACCTGCCCCCATCGCAGCCGCTCACTCAAGAACTAAGTCACCAGGTGCCCCTGCCGGGGCTCAGGTCAAAGACCCCAACTTCTCTTACTCTGTCAACATTTCCGCCGATCCCTCTGCCAACGCACGTGTCTccctcgacgacgatgacctCGAAGCCGCCGAAAGCCCAACCACATTGACGTCAACGATGAGCAGCACCCAAAAGGCCAAGCATGCCCGTGTGATGAGCAGCGGTGGCTTCCAGTCCACACAGATATCCACCGGCAACTCCCCCAACCTTCACGCCCGCCGGCGCAACATGGAGAATAACAACGCGACCTGGTCATATGCCAAGTGCTCcattctcttcttcagcgtcctcctcatcacatGGATCCCTTCCTCTGGAAATCGTGTCTACAGCATGGTCCACCGCGGCGAGGTCTCCAAGCCGCTCTTCTTTGCCTCGGCTTTTGTGCTACCACTTCAGGGATTTTGGAACGCCATCATTTACATGGTCACATCGTGGGCGGCGTGCAAGTCCCTCTGGGCTGCCATTATGCTCAGCCTCCccggctgctgctctggGAGGAGCAGACGGATGAGCGTGGTCGAGATCACCGACGGCAAGCCGCATCATCATACGCTTCGACGGGATCAGGGGTATTCCGGGCGGCAGTCGACAGTTGGGAAGTGGGTTGGGAGCAAGAGCCTGCAGGAGGAGAGCACGAGCATGGAGGATttgacgagggaggggaggtcaCATGCTGAGCGGACGTCGCCTGtgtaa
- a CDS encoding hypothetical protein (EggNog:ENOG503P2XE; COG:S), with the protein MYQTLRGEEFRVAQLLPAEFDDEIRCVLEIRPPDIKTAYEALSYQWGDDSNLKTIHILHLRRPPNPPDNRLARARLRKGLSMVITRLYIIFAWYHIRSIEFRLNLQLAMMVLNLHFGGTIPDVVDEMLDTKPWRLAYSFRATDVEDFDFDDLQVTPSLDLALRHLRSGTASRTLWIDALCINRKGEAEKLIQIQCMQAIYANAWQVVVRLGGYHGITAENSACSEADYCLQRHQIEKAFYAASALSTPGYLTWTGYSPNKLLPV; encoded by the exons ATGTATCAAACTCTGCGTGGAGAAGAATTCCGCGTCGCCCAACTACTTCCCGCAGAATTTGACGACGAAATCAGATGCGTCTTGGAAATAAGACCACCCGACATCAAGACTGCATACGAAGCTCTGTCATACCAATGGGGCGATGATAGCAACTTGAAGACCATCCACATCTTGCATCTTCGCCGTCCCCCAAACCCGCCCGACAACAGATTGGCAAGGGCTCGCTTACGAAAGGGGCTGTCCATGGTTATAACACGCCTCTATATCATCTTCGCCTGGTACCACATCCGCTCAATCGAATTCAGGCTCAACCTCCAATTGGCCATGATGGTCTTGAACTTGCATTTTGGTGGCACT ATACCAGACGTTGTCGATGAGATGCTCGACACAAAACCGTGGAGGTTGGCCTACAGCTTTCGAGCGACTGATgttgaagactttgactttgacgaccTGCAAGTGACACCGAGCCTTGATCTGGCGCTTCGACATCTCCGATCGGGAACGGCTTCCCGGACACTTTGGATCGACGCGTTGTGTATCAATCGAAAGGGCGAGGCGGAAAAGCTAATACAGATTCAATGTATGCAGGCAATTTACGCCAATGCCTGGCAGGTCGTTGTGCGGCTTGGGGGGTATCATGGTATCACTGCTGAGAACAGCGCTTGCAGCGAAGCGGATTACTGTTTGCAACGCCACCAGATTGAGAAAGCCTTTTAC GCAGCTAGTGCTTTGTCTACTCCTGGCTATTTAACTTGGACAGGGTATTCGCCGAACAAGCTGTTGCCGGTCTGA
- a CDS encoding hypothetical protein (COG:S; EggNog:ENOG503P4NX) has protein sequence MPVTNLRNPLKRGKDPEPREPEHSDPESPERSPTGQKRPRHDPTSPLCAECQAFDLDNYFDKAPSVLEAWRNGELKAGVKPRSTPVRAKDGSWYFEDAVPIHYFKDRLKPDTKCPLCQFFRQMRVQPDKHEKYKLLALPSSESWLFQIDLLKEWKEMWDKLQDSVFMIVVPDLEWLPPMGHEHTWIEKEVPSVGMICRLQADEAPEELMRPRELRNEVDLGLVRDWLDKCMKKHGNACRSRTSDDVVERGFRVIDCEADPPTVEVQPWGVPYAALSYVWGTSPEDQVEWPRTVLDAVGATKDIGLRYLWVDRLCINQSDGDEKAYLVSKMAAIYEAAEVTIVAAAGNGAGHGLPGIRDTPRRPQPHYTLDSGNVLISTLRDPRRDILESSHWTRGWTYQEGILSNRRIVFTEHQVYWECRNMAAQESIDTKLFHRFSQVEEFTDDDGAANSKVLWKEREDEELVMADFMLGGIFKGDASSGGPFCSAEGSVHTGGDDPYRLDYGFPSHLSATLRAQLRGLNEHIRAYSHRRLTHGTDSLPAFLGITSMYRRFPELYFLHGLPLYLDGSVPACSTTQVTFAMSASGWYHRSSIQPETTFISEPCSRRPHLPSWTWAGWEGPVSWRAPPAIEHCSNMTDIIDAISVKQPPHPLWVAEFHVFNSAPLAENNMPARTVRLRECHSGEALDAEQPDAIVLQNPYVLKYSTRHPVSESKKKWDWTARAGRVGSRSVQSDQNVPWDTKQYRIAGRLSFVAMSVEMTEEEWTKKHFDGELVSVLMYATRWNPEEQSGHGGAHFMTLRKVRSFRGRTSIWERVGVLYLVIPKVSLDKCVRGDDLLKQAPVERREMTVIIE, from the coding sequence ATGCCCGTCACAAACCTTCGCAACCCCCTAAAACGAGGCAAGGACCCTGAGCCACGAGAACCGGAGCACAGCGACCCCGAGTCACCAGAACGCAGCCCGACGGGACAGAAGAGGCCAAGACACGacccaacctcacctctctGCGCAGAATGTCAAGCCTTCGACCTCGACAACTACTTCGACAAAGCCCCTTCAGTTCTTGAAGCATGGCGTAATGGAGAGTTGAAAGCTGGGGTGAAACCCCGCAGCACCCCGGTTCGAGCAAAGGATGGGTCTTGGTACTTTGAAGACGCAGTACCTATCCATTACTTCAAAGACCGACTGAAGCCAGACACAAAGTGCCCTTTATGCCAGTTCTTCCGGCAAATGAGGGTGCAGCCAGACAAGCACGAAAAGTACAAGCTGCTTGCTCTCCCTAGCAGCGAGAGCTGGCTGTTTCAAATTGACCTGTTAAAGGAATGGAAGGAGATGTGGGATAAGCTTCAAGATTCGGTCTTTATGATTGTTGTTCCTGACTTGGAGTGGCTGCCGCCGATGGGGCATGAGCATACTTGGATTGAGAAAGAGGTTCCCTCGGTGGGAATGATATGTCGGTTGCAAGCTGACGAGGCGCCTGAAGAGTTGATGCGTCCAAGGGAGTTGCGAAACGAGGTGGATTTAGGTCTCGTGCGAGACTGGCTGGATAAATGCATGAAGAAACATGGGAACGCTTGTAGGAGCAGGACTTcagatgatgttgttgaacGCGGCTTCAGGGTGATTGACTGCGAAGCGGACCCTCCCACGGTAGAAGTCCAACCGTGGGGGGTTCCCTACGCCGCGTTGAGCTACGTGTGGGGAACAAGCCCTGAGGATCAAGTTGAATGGCCAAGGACCGTCCTGGATGCCGTTGGTGCAACGAAGGATATCGGACTGCGATACCTTTGGGTCGACAGGCTGTGCATCAACCAGTCAGACGGTGATGAAAAGGCCTATCTGGTCTCCAAAATGGCAGCCATCTATGAGGCAGCTGAAGTAACCATTGTCGCCGCGGCCGGCAACGGTGCCGGTCACGGTCTTCCGGGTATTAGGGACACCCCCCGAAGACCACAGCCACACTACACTCTTGACAGCGGGAACGTTCTTATCTCGACTCTTCGAGATCCGCGCCGTGACATTCTCGAATCAAGCCACTGGACGCGAGGCTGGACATACCAGGAAGGTATCCTCTCCAACAGACGCATCGTCTTTACCGAACATCAAGTCTACTGGGAATGTCGAAACATGGCTGCTCAAGAGAGTATCGACACTAAGCTCTTTCACAGATTCTCACAAGTTGAAGAGTTTACCGACGATGACGGGGCGGCCAATAGCAAAGTTCTCTGGAAAGAGCgggaagatgaagagctTGTCATGGCCGACTTCATGCTAGGTGGGATCTTCAAAGGTGACGCTTCGAGCGGAGGCCCATTCTGCAGCGCCGAAGGTTCCGTCCATACCGGGGGGGACGATCCATACCGTCTGGACTATGGCTTCCCGTCGCACCTCAGCGCCACCCTCCGTGCGCAACTCCGCGGACTTAACGAGCACATTCGGGCGTACTCCCACCGGAGGTTGACCCACGGTACAGATTCCCTGCCAGCGTTTTTGGGAATCACCAGCATGTACAGACGCTTCCCTGAGCTTTACTTCCTCCACGGCCTGCCTCTCTACCTCGACGGCAGTGTCCCAGCCTGTTCCACCACGCAAGTTACTTTTGCCATGTCAGCGAGCGGATGGTATCACCGGAGCAGTATACAGCCAGAAACAACATTCATCTCAGAGCCTTGCTCTCGAAGGCCACACCTTCCGTCATGGACCTGGGCAGGATGGGAGGGGCCTGTTTCCTGGCGGGCTCCTCCCGCTATCGAGCACTGCTCCAACATGACGGACATAATTGACGCCATCTCGGTGAAGCAGCCCCCGCATCCCCTCTGGGTAGCGGAATTTCACGTCTTCAACTCGGCGCCTTTAGCAGAGAATAACATGCCTGCAAGAACGGTGAGGCTGAGGGAATGCCATTCTGGTGAAGCTCTCGATGCAGAACAGCCAGATGCGATTGTGCTCCAAAATCCGTATGTGCTGAAGTATTCCACACGACATCCAGTTAGCGAAAGCAAGAAGAAATGGGATTGGACAGCCAGGGCGGGCAGGGTGGGCAGCAGGTCAGTTCAGTCTGACCAGAATGTTCCGTGGGATACGAAACAGTATCGGATTGCTGGGAGGTTGTCCTTTGTTGCTATGAGTGTGGAaatgacggaggaggagtggacAAAAAAGCACTTTGACGGGGAGCTGGTGAGTGTTTTGATGTATGCGACGAGGTGGAATCCTGAAGAGCAGAGTGGCCATGGAGGGGCGCATTTCATGACGTTGAGAAAAGTGAGGAGTTTCAGGGGTCGTACTTCGATTTGGGAGAGGGTCGGGGTGCTTTACTTGGTGATTCCCAAGGTCTCGCTGGACAAGTgtgtgaggggggatgaCTTGTTAAAGCAGGCTCCGGTGGAGAGACGGGAGATGACTGTTATTATCGAGTGA
- a CDS encoding hypothetical protein (COG:S; EggNog:ENOG503NW42), with amino-acid sequence MKFPWILKRGLIPATRLRFTGHMQTIVRNMGDLNNTEAMREHVKPAHDSTYEFKSFAIRPCDEDQDIRKRYRPFLLSDEISESDWVSKLELATAAKMVDTELLVQNKDRLKILVLYGSLRARSFSKLLAYEASRILFRLGCDVRVYDPAGLPVKDDEQHDHPKVRELRELSKWSDGHVWISPEQHGNLTAVFKNQIDWIPLSTGSVRPTQGRTLAIAQVNGGSQSFNAVNSLRILGRWMRMFTIPNQSSIPQAWTHFTDANDPVDGGNRLKLSSNRDRLVDCMEELVKYTIVMRPHFDLFGDRFSEREEAKVKK; translated from the exons ATGAAATTTCCCTGGATCCTGAAGAGAGGGCTCATTCCGGCCACCCGACTCAGATTCACAGGGCACATGCAAACAATAGTTCGAAACATGGGAGACCTGAACAACACAGAGGCGATGAGGGAGCATGTGAAGCCAGCCCATGACTCCACGTACGAGTTCAAATCCTTTGCAATCCGTCCCTGCGATGAAGACCAGGACATACGCAAGCGGTACCGTCCGTTCCTTTTGAGCGATGAAATCTCCGAATCAGATTGGGTGTCGAAGCTCGAATTGGCCACAGCGGCGAAAATGGTCGACACTGAGCTGCTCGTCCAAAATAAGGACAGGCTAAAGATCCTCGTGCTCTACGGAAGTCTTCGGGCGCG ATCATTCTCCAAGCTTCTTGCGTACGAGGCATCACGCATTCTCTTCCGCCTCGGCTGTGATGTAAGAGTGTACGATCCAGCAGGTCTCCCAGTCAAGGATGATGAGCAGCACGACCATCCCAAAGTGCGTGAGCTTCGGGAGCTTAGCAAGTGGAGTGACGGGCATGTCTGGATCAGTCCCGAACAACACGGGAACTTA ACCGCCGTCTTCAAGAACCAGATCGACTGGATCCCACTCTCAACCGGCTCTGTCCGACCCACTCAGGGGAGGACCCTGGCTATTGCGCAGGTCAATGGCGGTTCCCAGTCGTTCAATGCCGTCAACTCTCTGCGTATTCTGGGCCGTTGGATGAGAATGTTTACCATTCCAAACCAGAGTTCCATCCCGCAAGCATGGACGCACTTTACGGATGCCAATGATCCTGTGGATGGAGGAAACCGACTGAAGCTAAGCTCCAACAGGGATAGGCTGGTGGATTgcatggaggagctggtcaagTACACCATTGTTATGCGGCCACACTTTGATCTCTTTGGGGACCGGTTTAGCGAGAGGGAAGAGGCAAAGGTTAAAAAGTGA